The Thiorhodovibrio litoralis genome includes a window with the following:
- a CDS encoding ExeA family protein, with product MNKTLLALYGLKFNPFSPELPTAALHRSAPVEQFCWRIEQSLIREGGFALIQGDPGTGKSAVLRLLDERLRQLPDISVGALTHPSSKVADFYREMGDLFAVDLKPHNRWGGFKILRERWLAHLETTLLRPVLLIDEAQEMHPTVLNELRLLTSMQFDSRTLLSVILAGDGRLATKLRREELLPLGSRIRTRLSMEYASREALVACLEHLQHSAGNASLMSAGLMKTLAEHALGNYRVLTTMAAELLAQAARLERAQLDEQLYLEVFGSAAGNARQRPSARAGA from the coding sequence ATGAACAAGACCCTGCTGGCCCTCTATGGACTGAAGTTCAATCCGTTCTCCCCGGAGCTGCCGACGGCGGCACTGCATCGCAGCGCGCCGGTGGAGCAGTTTTGCTGGCGCATCGAGCAGAGCCTGATCCGCGAAGGCGGTTTTGCGCTCATTCAAGGTGATCCGGGTACCGGCAAGAGTGCGGTACTGCGCCTGCTCGATGAGCGTCTGCGCCAGCTGCCCGATATCAGCGTTGGGGCGCTCACGCATCCCAGCTCGAAGGTGGCGGACTTCTACCGCGAGATGGGCGATCTGTTCGCCGTTGACCTCAAGCCCCATAACCGCTGGGGTGGCTTCAAGATCCTGCGCGAGCGCTGGCTGGCGCATCTGGAGACGACGCTGTTGCGCCCGGTGTTGCTCATCGACGAGGCGCAGGAGATGCATCCGACGGTGCTCAATGAGCTGCGTCTGCTGACCTCCATGCAGTTCGATTCGCGCACGTTGTTGAGCGTGATCCTGGCCGGCGATGGCCGCCTGGCGACCAAGCTGCGCCGTGAGGAGTTGCTGCCGCTGGGCAGTCGTATCCGTACGCGCCTGAGTATGGAGTATGCCAGTCGCGAGGCGCTGGTCGCCTGCCTGGAGCATTTACAACACAGTGCCGGCAATGCGAGTCTGATGAGCGCAGGGCTGATGAAGACGCTCGCTGAGCATGCGTTGGGCAATTATCGCGTGCTTACGACCATGGCGGCAGAATTGCTGGCGCAGGCTGCTCGGCTCGAACGCGCGCAGCTCGATGAACAACTCTACCTTGAGGTGTTTGGTTCAGCGGCGGGCAACGCCCGCCAACGCCCGAGTGCCAGGGCGGGCGCCTGA
- a CDS encoding DNA-primase RepB domain-containing protein, whose amino-acid sequence MSRLSAERPHQAMTAARHTAVMLEAWHDAGIVRADLAVRTAKATMLWFHDRSLDQLPLGLARARNVQQADIYIRPARGYPWPMVFLDDVARPMAQRIARHYAALVVQTSTLGGCHLWLRLTRALDEAQRCDVQRWLIPRVGADPGSVSGEHLGRLAGMKNAKRGGEWVNVLRRPSPQERVWDPTPALPTMAPAPPPVVNCAPRARLSTGDPSESAREWGWVCGALEAGLAPTTVYQRLLERASPRRGADAERYARYTLARAIRQSARGN is encoded by the coding sequence ATGAGCCGCTTGAGCGCTGAGCGCCCGCACCAGGCCATGACAGCGGCAAGACACACCGCCGTGATGCTTGAGGCATGGCACGACGCTGGCATCGTGCGTGCCGATTTGGCGGTGCGCACCGCCAAGGCGACGATGCTGTGGTTCCATGATCGCTCTTTGGATCAGCTTCCGTTGGGGCTGGCCAGAGCGCGCAATGTCCAACAGGCCGATATTTATATCCGTCCAGCCCGCGGCTATCCCTGGCCAATGGTGTTTCTCGATGATGTCGCACGGCCGATGGCGCAGCGCATCGCTCGGCACTATGCGGCCCTGGTGGTGCAGACTTCGACGCTCGGGGGCTGCCACCTGTGGCTACGGCTGACCCGCGCGCTCGATGAGGCGCAGCGCTGTGATGTGCAGCGTTGGCTGATCCCGCGCGTTGGCGCCGATCCGGGCTCGGTCTCCGGTGAGCACCTCGGTCGGCTCGCCGGGATGAAGAATGCCAAGCGTGGCGGGGAGTGGGTCAATGTCCTTCGGCGACCAAGCCCGCAGGAGCGCGTCTGGGATCCAACTCCGGCCTTGCCAACGATGGCTCCGGCTCCGCCGCCGGTCGTCAACTGCGCTCCACGGGCGCGCTTATCCACCGGTGATCCGTCCGAATCTGCCCGCGAATGGGGCTGGGTCTGCGGCGCTCTTGAGGCCGGCCTTGCACCGACCACGGTCTACCAACGCTTGCTCGAGCGCGCGTCCCCGCGTCGCGGAGCCGATGCCGAGCGCTATGCCCGCTACACCCTCGCTCGCGCCATTCGCCAGAGCGCTAGAGGCAACTGA
- a CDS encoding UvrD-helicase domain-containing protein, whose translation MKNFSELQNQVTIIQAVAGSGKTYRLKKLVKKARSNWEITQEQILVATFSRALAKELNIELQEDGHASTLHAFGRQIIGRNTSFLGYSQIPQVEKNPAILKECFEQSVENKLAKTKANKFFTLFEEKGSLVKSVCRALNVDNQTAKTILESYAKEKQRRNIITFGDMFRLSIKVVRAFMSVITIIAGPISKPFEGHGMRVGSRGPLLADSGKPES comes from the coding sequence ATGAAAAACTTTTCAGAACTTCAAAACCAAGTAACAATTATTCAGGCGGTAGCAGGTAGCGGAAAGACTTACAGACTAAAGAAGCTCGTTAAAAAAGCTAGAAGTAACTGGGAAATCACCCAAGAGCAGATTCTTGTTGCAACATTTTCCAGAGCATTGGCTAAGGAACTAAACATTGAGTTGCAGGAAGACGGCCATGCTTCAACACTTCACGCCTTTGGCCGACAAATCATTGGAAGAAATACCAGCTTTTTAGGCTACTCCCAAATTCCTCAAGTAGAAAAAAACCCAGCGATCCTGAAAGAATGTTTTGAACAGTCTGTTGAAAACAAGCTAGCAAAGACTAAGGCTAATAAATTCTTTACGCTTTTTGAAGAGAAAGGTTCTTTAGTAAAAAGCGTTTGCCGGGCCTTAAACGTCGACAACCAGACTGCTAAAACGATTCTCGAGAGTTACGCTAAGGAAAAACAGAGACGAAACATTATTACTTTTGGGGATATGTTTCGTCTTAGCATCAAAGTTGTCCGGGCCTTCATGAGCGTAATCACGATAATTGCGGGACCCATTTCCAAGCCATTTGAAGGACATGGAATGCGTGTGGGATCACGGGGGCCGTTACTGGCCGACAGCGGGAAGCCGGAATCGTGA
- a CDS encoding helix-turn-helix domain-containing protein — protein MTGKLLYRYAEAAELLGISDRTLRRLVDSEKILSVHPCERTPRIPKQALNSYVKGLLDDAYREKEEKANKERLKTESEVKNEEQTSESDSLSGRQTRKLPQKNKAESIRETKLARKTGTRKRARI, from the coding sequence ATGACTGGAAAACTTCTTTATCGCTACGCTGAGGCGGCAGAACTTCTTGGAATTAGTGATCGCACCCTACGGCGTCTCGTAGATAGTGAGAAAATTCTTTCTGTTCATCCTTGTGAGCGTACTCCTCGAATTCCAAAACAAGCACTTAATTCGTATGTTAAGGGTTTGCTTGATGATGCTTACAGGGAAAAGGAGGAAAAAGCAAACAAAGAAAGATTAAAGACTGAATCAGAGGTGAAAAACGAAGAACAAACGTCTGAATCTGACAGTTTGAGCGGGCGCCAAACTCGAAAGCTGCCTCAGAAAAATAAGGCGGAAAGTATTCGTGAAACAAAGTTAGCGCGGAAAACTGGCACGAGAAAGCGCGCTAGGATTTAA
- a CDS encoding IS1096 element passenger TnpR family protein produces MIITLKIEGAYGSFDPASKDWYRLIEIPTNSNLEALHLCIQKAIDFDNDHMYEFFIANNTRSREKTRFDNENTGLWDVPVGQLFPLGKHKKLFYLFDYGDSWYFRISKTRRKVKTEEPGTSYPHVVEAVGKNPVQYPANF; encoded by the coding sequence ATGATCATTACACTGAAAATTGAAGGCGCCTACGGGAGTTTTGACCCAGCTTCTAAAGACTGGTATCGGTTGATCGAAATTCCAACTAACTCGAACCTTGAAGCCTTACATCTTTGCATCCAAAAGGCGATAGATTTCGACAATGATCACATGTATGAATTTTTTATCGCTAACAATACTAGAAGTCGCGAAAAGACAAGATTTGATAATGAAAACACGGGGCTTTGGGATGTCCCTGTAGGCCAATTGTTCCCACTGGGTAAACATAAAAAGCTATTTTACTTGTTTGATTATGGAGACAGTTGGTACTTCAGAATCTCCAAAACAAGAAGAAAGGTTAAGACAGAAGAACCCGGAACATCTTATCCGCACGTAGTGGAGGCGGTAGGTAAGAATCCAGTACAGTATCCAGCAAACTTTTAG
- a CDS encoding lysozyme inhibitor LprI family protein: MIFRLCALISISFVAPLLPSFVDAASFDCRKAATFVETAICDDPVLSRLDDALGKNYRYMKASDIGDRARSHLVSTQRQWLKNRNSCQTKTCILNAYMSRVDEVCDYPVITGVHPVCTTVSEIVPQQQSGQFAPVRINFSRGSTGASWNGPIRDGRQDFFLNLGEGQSFSVMGNDVYTWSIIAPNGRELGCNGGNYCAPGGTIWTLPQTGDYRVVTTYRMSSCATCAVSAERSVTLFFEAK, from the coding sequence ATGATTTTTCGCCTGTGTGCTTTGATTAGCATCAGTTTCGTCGCGCCCTTACTACCTTCCTTCGTTGACGCGGCCTCCTTCGACTGCCGAAAAGCCGCGACCTTTGTTGAGACAGCAATTTGTGACGATCCTGTCCTCAGTCGCCTCGACGATGCCCTCGGAAAGAATTACCGTTACATGAAGGCTTCGGATATTGGAGATCGCGCACGCAGTCATTTGGTGTCAACCCAACGACAGTGGCTAAAGAACCGCAATAGCTGTCAAACCAAAACCTGTATCCTGAACGCATACATGTCTCGCGTGGATGAGGTGTGCGACTACCCGGTGATTACCGGTGTCCATCCAGTCTGCACAACGGTTTCCGAAATTGTTCCGCAACAACAGAGCGGCCAATTTGCACCAGTCCGAATCAATTTTTCACGTGGATCGACTGGGGCGAGTTGGAACGGCCCCATTCGGGACGGTCGACAGGATTTCTTTCTAAACCTGGGAGAGGGGCAATCATTTTCCGTCATGGGAAACGATGTTTATACCTGGTCTATCATTGCCCCAAATGGAAGAGAGCTTGGCTGTAACGGCGGAAACTATTGTGCGCCTGGCGGGACAATTTGGACGTTACCTCAAACCGGTGACTATCGGGTGGTCACAACATATCGAATGAGTTCTTGCGCAACATGTGCGGTTTCAGCCGAACGGTCGGTCACCCTATTTTTTGAAGCAAAATGA
- a CDS encoding SH3 domain-containing protein — protein sequence MNKDALRLLAAGILLAEFSHAYATGDWCGTPIKTSDGFVNLRSGPGANHRITGQVHNGDLLRIDTGQCRDDFGTLLCDESGKWVFVQSVDRLRGNAPDQKGWINSRYVSQIACVND from the coding sequence ATGAACAAAGACGCCCTTCGACTTCTAGCTGCCGGTATCTTGCTTGCAGAATTTTCTCACGCCTACGCCACTGGGGATTGGTGTGGTACACCGATAAAAACCAGCGATGGATTTGTTAATCTCCGATCTGGTCCAGGTGCGAATCATCGCATAACTGGCCAAGTCCATAACGGAGATCTATTGAGGATTGACACCGGCCAATGTAGGGATGATTTCGGGACACTCCTCTGCGACGAATCTGGGAAATGGGTCTTTGTTCAAAGCGTAGACCGCCTTAGAGGAAACGCACCCGACCAAAAGGGCTGGATAAACAGCCGTTATGTCAGCCAAATCGCTTGTGTTAATGATTAA
- a CDS encoding IS4 family transposase, whose product MYTGKLVFSQLTEHLPLPAFRQCVTRYRGNHKIKSFSCLDQFLSMMFAQLTYRESLRDIETTLRAHSSKLYHMGIRGGISRNTLASANQVRDWRIYADFTSTLIQIARDLYSNEKLALDLEQTVYAFDSSTIDLCLSVFPWAPFRRTKAGIKLHTLLDLRGNIPSFIAISDAKLNDVKALDLLTIEPGAFYIMDRAYLDFERLYRFQLAGAFFVIRAKSNTKMRRLHSRPVDKTTGLRCDQTVSLTVVNTALRYPQHLRRIKFIDPATNKELVFLTNNFALSAFTITELYRNRWYVELFFKWIKQHLRIKAFFGTTENAVKSQIWIAISTYVLVAIVKKRLNINESLYSLLQVLSLTLFERVHINQLLNHVPDKYTDPENAKQLNLFD is encoded by the coding sequence ATGTATACCGGCAAACTCGTTTTCTCACAGTTAACCGAGCATCTTCCGTTGCCGGCTTTTCGGCAGTGCGTGACGCGTTATCGTGGCAACCATAAGATCAAATCATTCTCGTGTCTCGATCAGTTCCTAAGCATGATGTTCGCGCAACTGACCTATCGGGAAAGCCTTCGAGATATTGAAACGACTCTGCGCGCGCATTCGAGCAAGCTTTACCACATGGGTATTCGTGGAGGGATATCGCGGAATACCCTTGCTAGCGCCAACCAGGTCCGTGACTGGCGGATTTATGCCGACTTCACTAGCACGCTAATTCAAATCGCCCGTGACCTCTATAGCAACGAAAAACTCGCGCTTGACCTTGAGCAGACAGTTTACGCCTTTGACTCATCCACAATCGATCTTTGTCTTTCTGTTTTTCCATGGGCGCCTTTTCGGCGCACGAAAGCGGGCATAAAACTCCATACATTACTGGACCTACGCGGTAACATACCGAGTTTTATCGCAATTTCCGACGCAAAACTGAATGACGTCAAGGCGCTAGATTTGCTGACTATTGAGCCGGGCGCTTTCTATATCATGGATCGTGCGTATCTAGATTTTGAGCGTCTTTATCGCTTTCAGCTCGCCGGGGCCTTTTTTGTTATACGCGCCAAATCGAATACAAAGATGCGAAGATTGCACTCTCGCCCGGTCGACAAGACAACCGGATTAAGATGCGACCAAACTGTCTCTCTAACAGTTGTCAATACGGCCTTGCGTTATCCGCAGCATCTTCGCCGCATTAAGTTCATCGATCCAGCAACGAATAAAGAACTGGTTTTCTTAACAAACAACTTTGCTTTGTCCGCATTCACGATCACAGAGCTTTATCGGAATCGCTGGTACGTAGAACTGTTTTTTAAATGGATCAAGCAACACCTGCGCATAAAAGCTTTCTTTGGCACGACTGAAAATGCAGTCAAATCGCAAATTTGGATAGCGATCTCGACATATGTATTAGTAGCAATTGTAAAGAAACGATTGAATATCAATGAAAGTCTGTATAGTTTGCTACAGGTTCTGAGCCTGACGTTGTTCGAGCGTGTGCATATAAATCAACTACTTAACCATGTTCCCGACAAATACACAGATCCGGAAAACGCTAAGCAATTGAATTTATTCGATTAA
- a CDS encoding carboxypeptidase-like regulatory domain-containing protein gives MPEESQSPLAEIVALLPYGKVAAKIGRVVMKGLITPPTEVEGFVKDSSGHVIYDVVVHIGNQQNKTTINGRFLIQNPDCGHQYISLEYKGQIIHEVDQLNIKQGVRTTLTLIAPDALISGDSQAINKVNEALQADEAALLGAGVETIADVDSAGYEERSDNDIKYISILEDVLEDTVITAEERIKLRRKAGQLGLSLERAKILEQQTMESMGLSSSPSGKDDAQMSNDSETSEGTISEFQDLLKTEMSDWDKYFSFKDDGYLFWGTNFHESFIYLYLEIDEDDSEDVDIYIGLLNLHPRKNKFSKLKESYYTIDDPEYFADNWEWDCSESEIFYSTTIELGEFVNNLGWIREGLLQWQSFLSLNGLRLAKPE, from the coding sequence ATGCCTGAAGAATCTCAATCCCCACTGGCTGAAATTGTTGCGTTGCTTCCTTATGGAAAGGTTGCAGCGAAAATTGGCCGAGTGGTCATGAAGGGTCTTATTACTCCCCCTACAGAGGTCGAAGGTTTTGTGAAAGATTCGAGTGGCCATGTCATATATGATGTAGTCGTTCATATCGGAAATCAGCAAAACAAAACTACCATTAATGGGAGGTTTTTAATTCAAAACCCAGATTGTGGTCATCAATATATATCCCTTGAGTACAAAGGCCAGATCATTCATGAAGTTGACCAATTAAATATAAAACAAGGAGTCAGAACTACGCTAACATTAATAGCTCCAGACGCATTGATATCTGGGGATTCTCAAGCTATTAATAAAGTTAACGAAGCTCTCCAAGCTGATGAGGCTGCTTTATTGGGTGCTGGTGTAGAGACAATAGCTGATGTCGATTCCGCAGGTTATGAAGAAAGATCAGATAATGATATTAAATATATTTCTATTTTAGAGGATGTTTTAGAAGATACTGTAATTACTGCTGAGGAAAGAATTAAATTGCGGCGTAAGGCGGGGCAACTAGGATTAAGCCTAGAAAGAGCTAAAATACTGGAACAACAGACTATGGAAAGTATGGGTTTAAGTTCTTCACCGTCTGGAAAAGATGACGCCCAGATGTCCAATGATAGTGAAACATCGGAAGGTACGATTAGTGAGTTTCAGGATCTATTAAAAACCGAGATGAGCGATTGGGATAAGTATTTTTCTTTTAAGGATGACGGTTATTTGTTTTGGGGCACCAATTTTCATGAATCATTTATATATCTATATTTAGAAATCGATGAGGATGATAGTGAGGACGTAGACATATATATTGGCCTGCTGAATCTGCATCCACGAAAAAACAAATTTAGCAAATTGAAGGAGTCATATTACACAATAGACGATCCCGAATACTTTGCCGATAATTGGGAATGGGATTGTAGCGAAAGTGAAATATTCTACTCCACAACAATAGAGTTAGGCGAATTTGTTAACAACTTAGGCTGGATTAGGGAAGGTCTTTTGCAATGGCAAAGCTTCTTATCACTAAATGGACTAAGGCTAGCAAAGCCAGAATGA
- a CDS encoding SWIM zinc finger family protein, with the protein MPKILFEVQGSASEPYDVNFVKRTDSNLSAYCSCPAGENGQYCKHRFNILDGIRKGIVSNNLDDVKIVQSWLVGTDLEEALSKMRKLEIEAARIKKELSTAKKDVSKAMRD; encoded by the coding sequence ATGCCTAAAATATTATTTGAAGTCCAAGGGTCAGCATCCGAACCTTATGATGTTAACTTCGTAAAACGAACAGACTCTAACTTGTCCGCCTATTGTTCTTGCCCTGCTGGAGAAAATGGTCAATATTGCAAACATCGATTTAATATCCTAGATGGGATAAGAAAAGGAATAGTGAGCAATAACTTAGATGATGTCAAGATCGTCCAGTCTTGGCTGGTTGGAACTGATCTTGAAGAAGCATTAAGTAAGATGCGTAAGCTAGAGATAGAAGCAGCAAGAATAAAGAAAGAATTATCTACCGCAAAAAAAGATGTTTCAAAGGCCATGCGTGACTAA
- a CDS encoding DUF4124 domain-containing protein: MRIIITAVVLVAASQPAFSDMYKCEDPVGKTIYSQTPCSENAERIDQKVSDDDAMTPQQRQRK; this comes from the coding sequence ATGAGAATAATTATTACTGCCGTGGTTCTGGTTGCGGCATCACAACCAGCGTTTTCTGACATGTACAAATGCGAAGATCCGGTTGGCAAGACGATCTATTCTCAGACACCATGCTCTGAGAACGCGGAACGTATTGACCAAAAAGTTTCAGATGATGATGCCATGACTCCTCAGCAAAGGCAGAGAAAATAA
- a CDS encoding helix-turn-helix domain-containing protein produces MKTKLLLTYSEAAELLSLSVRSIERLVEKEELKRVYPTKRSARIITASIEEYVARLHGKEYNEGVGSAMRNPNAGETTWPNVTTKTVSTKGRTRLSGGGVLSTQGEKELDALLAPRNARKPRLC; encoded by the coding sequence ATGAAAACAAAGTTACTCCTTACCTACAGCGAAGCAGCTGAACTCTTGAGCCTAAGCGTAAGATCAATAGAACGGCTTGTTGAAAAAGAAGAGTTGAAGCGCGTTTACCCTACTAAGCGTTCCGCTCGTATCATAACGGCTTCAATAGAGGAGTATGTTGCTAGACTTCATGGAAAGGAGTATAATGAAGGAGTGGGATCGGCTATGCGTAATCCGAATGCAGGAGAAACGACATGGCCAAACGTAACGACAAAGACGGTCTCTACCAAAGGGCGGACTCGCCTTTCTGGTGGGGGAGTTTTATCGACTCAAGGGGAAAAAGAATTAGATGCTCTACTGGCACCAAGGAACGCAAGGAAGCCGAGGCTCTGTTGA
- a CDS encoding site-specific integrase — MDSRGKRIRCSTGTKERKEAEALLSQWKTQTYQEREWGREPVRTFEDTMVHYLRHVSDRRSLPSIQCFVSALRVAFAGKDMTHLEGSEIMEYVGRRKDAGLANSSINRELEVLSAAINYVRHYLEWKIPNPVEGRMLKEPQGRVRWLRHEEADKLVEAARSSRSPYLADLIILALNTGMRRNEMLGLRWTQVDLKSSTIHLEAVETKSGKYRSVPLNQTARKALLARARWRAENLPDCPLVFVKKDGKRVYDARKGFLAACAKVGIEDFRFHDLRHTCAAWLVTAGVPLTEVRDLLGHSSVTMTERYAHLAPDRIRYAVTVLDESRSRHAEPDDIRCAAVS; from the coding sequence ATCGACTCAAGGGGAAAAAGAATTAGATGCTCTACTGGCACCAAGGAACGCAAGGAAGCCGAGGCTCTGTTGAGTCAGTGGAAGACTCAAACATACCAAGAGCGAGAGTGGGGTAGGGAGCCCGTCCGGACGTTCGAGGATACGATGGTGCATTATCTGCGACATGTGTCAGACCGGCGTTCCTTGCCGTCGATCCAGTGCTTTGTGTCAGCACTGCGAGTGGCTTTCGCTGGCAAAGATATGACTCACCTTGAAGGTTCAGAAATTATGGAGTATGTCGGTCGACGCAAGGATGCAGGCTTGGCAAATAGCAGTATCAACCGCGAACTAGAAGTTCTCTCTGCGGCTATCAATTACGTTCGTCACTATCTTGAGTGGAAGATTCCAAACCCAGTCGAAGGCCGGATGCTCAAGGAACCGCAAGGCCGCGTTAGATGGCTACGACACGAAGAAGCCGATAAGCTCGTTGAAGCAGCGAGAAGTTCGCGTTCACCTTACCTGGCAGACCTCATCATCCTCGCACTAAACACCGGCATGCGACGAAATGAGATGTTAGGTCTTAGGTGGACTCAGGTTGACCTGAAGTCGAGCACCATTCATCTCGAGGCTGTTGAGACCAAGAGCGGAAAATACCGGAGTGTTCCGCTTAACCAGACTGCTCGGAAGGCACTGCTGGCACGTGCAAGGTGGCGGGCAGAGAACCTTCCTGACTGTCCGCTGGTGTTCGTCAAAAAAGATGGAAAGCGCGTCTATGATGCCCGCAAGGGTTTTCTCGCCGCATGTGCGAAGGTTGGAATTGAAGACTTCCGCTTTCACGACCTGCGACACACATGCGCCGCTTGGCTGGTAACAGCGGGAGTGCCCCTGACTGAAGTCAGAGATCTGCTCGGCCACTCATCTGTCACCATGACAGAGCGCTATGCGCACCTGGCACCGGACCGTATCCGCTATGCTGTAACGGTTCTGGATGAGTCACGATCGCGTCACGCTGAGCCTGATGATATTCGATGTGCCGCTGTAAGCTAA
- a CDS encoding DUF1015 domain-containing protein: MTLISPFRGLRPADGRAGDIIAPPYDVMNAAEARTMAQGRPYSFLHVSRPEIDLPEGSDPSAPAAYAKAREKFLALQQQGLLLRDATPGFYVYRMTQGAHRQTGLAAIASVAAYRDGRIKKHELTRPAKEDDRVRHIEALDAQTGPVFLIHRTEATIAQQLAEHSSRTPAIDVRADDGVTHQIWPIQDSDAIESLRSAYDALGALYIADGHHRCAAAARVADARPNSPDAGGFLSVIFPDDETRILAYNRLIRDTNGLSVSEFLSRVSEEFELIIQDAPVTPERAGVFGLYLERQWYRLSLKPGLQRQISSRDPASQLDASLLQDFLIQPILGIDNPRTDERIDFVGGSRGIAGLTDPVDQGRMCLALALHPTSAQQLIAVADAKVLMPPKSTWFEPKLADGLLCHLLS; the protein is encoded by the coding sequence ATGACATTGATCAGTCCCTTTCGCGGGCTTCGACCCGCCGATGGACGCGCCGGCGACATCATCGCGCCACCCTACGACGTGATGAACGCCGCCGAGGCGCGCACCATGGCCCAAGGCAGGCCATACAGCTTTCTGCACGTCTCGCGCCCGGAAATCGACCTCCCCGAAGGCAGCGACCCGAGCGCCCCCGCCGCCTACGCCAAGGCGCGGGAGAAGTTTCTCGCCTTGCAGCAGCAGGGCCTATTGCTGCGCGACGCTACGCCTGGTTTTTACGTCTACCGGATGACCCAGGGCGCGCACCGCCAGACCGGCCTCGCGGCCATCGCCTCAGTTGCCGCCTATCGCGACGGCCGCATCAAAAAGCATGAGCTGACCCGCCCCGCCAAGGAAGACGACCGCGTCCGTCATATCGAGGCGCTCGACGCCCAAACCGGACCAGTTTTTCTGATTCACCGCACGGAGGCGACTATTGCGCAACAGCTTGCCGAGCATAGCAGCAGAACCCCCGCGATCGATGTCCGCGCCGACGATGGCGTTACCCACCAGATCTGGCCCATTCAGGACAGCGACGCCATTGAGTCGCTACGCAGCGCCTACGACGCCCTAGGCGCGCTCTACATCGCCGACGGCCACCACCGCTGCGCCGCCGCAGCACGCGTCGCCGATGCGCGCCCCAACTCGCCGGATGCTGGCGGCTTTCTGTCAGTCATCTTCCCCGACGACGAGACCCGAATTCTTGCCTACAATCGCCTGATTCGGGACACGAACGGTCTGAGCGTCAGCGAATTTCTCAGCCGCGTGTCGGAGGAGTTCGAGCTCATCATCCAAGACGCTCCCGTCACGCCTGAGCGCGCAGGCGTCTTTGGCCTCTATCTGGAGCGCCAGTGGTATCGCCTGTCACTTAAGCCCGGCCTGCAACGGCAGATCAGCTCCCGCGACCCCGCCAGCCAGCTCGACGCCAGCCTGTTGCAGGACTTCCTGATCCAGCCCATCCTCGGCATCGACAACCCCAGAACCGACGAGCGCATCGACTTCGTCGGCGGCAGCCGCGGCATCGCAGGCCTGACCGACCCTGTCGACCAAGGCCGCATGTGCCTGGCACTCGCACTGCACCCCACCAGCGCACAACAGCTCATAGCCGTCGCCGACGCCAAGGTCCTGATGCCACCAAAGTCCACCTGGTTCGAGCCCAAGCTGGCCGATGGGCTGTTGTGCCATTTACTAAGCTAA